In the Sulfolobales archaeon genome, ATAAGAGCCTACTAGTAATAGTGGGGATACCAGGCGCTGTTGAGGAGGCATTCAACGCCTTATCAAGCGTGCTGAGGAGATCCCTCTACAGAGGCCCATTACCCCTCTACATGGTATTCAGAACCTCAGCAACCTCACAGGAGGCTGGCGGATGCTATGTAGAGACGCCGATAGGTGTTAATGGGTTTCTAAGGGATAGAACCTGTTATAAGGGTGAGGAGATGGTCGCAACTATTATAGGCTATAGGGATGATGGTGCTCCAATAGTGGATAGGGGTATATATGTTGTTGGAAGGAACATGATCCTTTTGGATAAGCCTGTCCAGAAGATCTCGGAACATATAAGGGATCCAGATGTTATATTAGAGCTCAAAGGCGTCTCAGACATGATTCTGAGGCAGGGCCTCGGGGTATCTTGGAGGAGCTCGGCTGCGAGGGCGTCTATAACCGAGCTTCTAGAGGAGTTCGAGGGGCTTAGGAAAACCCTTCAATCCATATCTGAAAAAGCTAGATCGAGCTCTAAGCTAGAGCCTCTATATATCGGTGAGGGCATAGCCTTTATACAGCTATCTCCTGATGATATGGAGGAGCTAGATAGAATCAGATCTATGGTGACGCCTACAGCCCCAATGCACCATATAATAAAAACCTATTCAGAGCATCCAGAGGTGGCAGATCTGCTAGACGGGATCGTGGCGAGCGGTGGAGATCCAAACGCTGTTAGAGGTGGGATAAGAAGATATGTCCTCGAGAACCTATATAGAGGTGCAGAGGTATCCATAATACATGGAAGGCCATTTGAGAAGCCACACCAGCTTGGAAGGGGTAGGCTGAGGATCTATATGGAGGATAATGGTAAGATATACATGGGTATTCTGAGGAACATAATGGGCTCAGGGATCTATGATGGCCTTGGAATCCCCAAGGAGAGGGATGATAAGGCATTCACAGTAGCTGGG is a window encoding:
- a CDS encoding DUF402 domain-containing protein, with amino-acid sequence MRSAYGFRVRGIYATAIAKILMERGFKPSDISEKLSRRLGAEGEGYVDVTVKNSDDDKSLLVIVGIPGAVEEAFNALSSVLRRSLYRGPLPLYMVFRTSATSQEAGGCYVETPIGVNGFLRDRTCYKGEEMVATIIGYRDDGAPIVDRGIYVVGRNMILLDKPVQKISEHIRDPDVILELKGVSDMILRQGLGVSWRSSAARASITELLEEFEGLRKTLQSISEKARSSSKLEPLYIGEGIAFIQLSPDDMEELDRIRSMVTPTAPMHHIIKTYSEHPEVADLLDGIVASGGDPNAVRGGIRRYVLENLYRGAEVSIIHGRPFEKPHQLGRGRLRIYMEDNGKIYMGILRNIMGSGIYDGLGIPKERDDKAFTVAGEDMWILIHAYYASDARLKGVYVNINTRPVILYDGIIKICYLDLEIDAAITAQGLKIVDKERFERICGKP